A genomic region of Zea mays cultivar B73 chromosome 6, Zm-B73-REFERENCE-NAM-5.0, whole genome shotgun sequence contains the following coding sequences:
- the LOC103629338 gene encoding bZIP transcription factor 12, whose protein sequence is MASSRVMASLSPRQHVGAGSSADLARFKSSGVGSMNMDDIIRNIYGPEAVNAAAAESAGLGPAEPSLEAPEAAARWTSEEGWKEISAAGGLPTPVLPIPPAASSGDGGAAEMTLEDFLARDSCGRAAVMEGNMALGFPDGDGDAARSVAGGVGGVRGGGKRALLDPADCAVM, encoded by the coding sequence ATGGCGTCGTCACGGGTGATGGCGTCGTTGTCTCCACGGCAGCACGTCGGGGCGGGCTCGTCCGCGGACCTCGCGCGATTCAAGAGCAGCGGCGTCGGATCGATGAACATGGACGACATCATCCGTAACATCTACGGCCCCGAGGCCGTCAACGCTGCCGCCGCCGAAAGCGCCGGCCTCGGCCCGGCGGAGCCCTCCCTGGAAGCCCCGGAGGCTGCGGCCCGGTGGACGTCGGAGGAGGGGTGGAAGGAGATCTCCGCTGCTGGAGGGCTCCCCACACCCGTCCTCCCTATCCCTCCCGCCGCCAGCTCTGGCGACGGCGGCGCCGCGGAGATGACGCTGGAGGATTTCCTTGCCAGGGATTCCTGCGGCAGGGCGGCGGTGATGGAGGGGAACATGGCGCTGGGGTTCCCTGACGGTGACGGAGATGCGGCAAGGAGCGTGGCGGGGGGAGTGGGCGGCGTGAGGGGAGGCGGGAAGCGGGCGCTTCTGGATCCCGCGGACTGCGCCGTGATGTAG